The Prunus persica cultivar Lovell chromosome G7, Prunus_persica_NCBIv2, whole genome shotgun sequence genome has a segment encoding these proteins:
- the LOC18769878 gene encoding auxin-induced in root cultures protein 12 isoform X2: protein MASSLLLLVSVSWFSSFLALLVSPAQAATCTSQTFNNNKLYSNCTDLPVLNSYLHWTYDTSDSSLSIAFISTPSQSDGWVAWGINPTSTKMAGAQILLAYNTDGGIPTVKTFNISSYTSVVPGKLSFDIWDISSEFSNGTFKIFAAVKVPKNKKSVNQVWQVGPRVNQTSGFPDKHDIVGPNLESFQTLYLAARPITGNSFNPYKPGTSINPYNPGNCSSPNTGTPSIRQLCTPASGRGGGSAGGALRIGSGGNVVLFSVLAALIAF, encoded by the exons atggcttcctctcttcttcttcttgtgtcAGTTTCATGGTTCTCTTCCTTCCTGGCTCTGCTAGTCTCCCCCGCACAAGCAGCCACCTGCACCTCACAGACATTCAATAACAACAAGCTCTACTCCAACTGCACCGACCTCCCCGTCCTCAACTCCTACCTCCACTGGACCTACGATACCTCCGACTCCTCTCTGTCTATCGCCTTCATCTCTACACCCTCCCAATCTGACGGCTGGGTAGCGTGGGGCATCAACCCCACCTCCACCAAGATGGCTGGAGCACAGATACTCTTGGCCTACAACACAGATGGTGGGATCCCAACCGTCAAAACCTTCAACATCAGCTCATACACCTCCGTGGTACCGGGAAAACTCTCATTTGATATCTGGGACATCAGCTCCGAGTTCTCCAACGGAACGTTCAAGATCTTCGCCGCCGTTAAGGTTCCCAAAAACAAGAAGTCTGTGAACCAAGTCTGGCAGGTGGGCCCCAGGGTCAACCAAACCTCTGGTTTCCCCGACAAACATGACATCGTCGGCCCCAACCTCGAGTCCTTTCAGACCTTGTACTTGGCAGCTAGGCCCATTACGGGCAATAGCTTTAATCCCTATAAACCTGGCACTAGCATTAATCCCTATAATCCTGGCAACTGCAGTAGTCCAAATACGGGCACTCCTTCCATTAGGCAGCTCTGCACTCCCGCTAGTGGCCGTGGTGGTGGTAGTGCAGGAGGGGCTTTGAGGATTGGGAGTGGAGGAAACGTGGTTTTGTTCTCT GTTCTTGCAGCTCTCATTGCTTTCTAA
- the LOC18769878 gene encoding auxin-induced in root cultures protein 12 isoform X1 yields MASSLLLLVSVSWFSSFLALLVSPAQAATCTSQTFNNNKLYSNCTDLPVLNSYLHWTYDTSDSSLSIAFISTPSQSDGWVAWGINPTSTKMAGAQILLAYNTDGGIPTVKTFNISSYTSVVPGKLSFDIWDISSEFSNGTFKIFAAVKVPKNKKSVNQVWQVGPRVNQTSGFPDKHDIVGPNLESFQTLYLAARPITGNSFNPYKPGTSINPYNPGNCSSPNTGTPSIRQLCTPASGRGGGSAGGALRIGSGGNVVLFSVLLSVLAAFIAF; encoded by the coding sequence atggcttcctctcttcttcttcttgtgtcAGTTTCATGGTTCTCTTCCTTCCTGGCTCTGCTAGTCTCCCCCGCACAAGCAGCCACCTGCACCTCACAGACATTCAATAACAACAAGCTCTACTCCAACTGCACCGACCTCCCCGTCCTCAACTCCTACCTCCACTGGACCTACGATACCTCCGACTCCTCTCTGTCTATCGCCTTCATCTCTACACCCTCCCAATCTGACGGCTGGGTAGCGTGGGGCATCAACCCCACCTCCACCAAGATGGCTGGAGCACAGATACTCTTGGCCTACAACACAGATGGTGGGATCCCAACCGTCAAAACCTTCAACATCAGCTCATACACCTCCGTGGTACCGGGAAAACTCTCATTTGATATCTGGGACATCAGCTCCGAGTTCTCCAACGGAACGTTCAAGATCTTCGCCGCCGTTAAGGTTCCCAAAAACAAGAAGTCTGTGAACCAAGTCTGGCAGGTGGGCCCCAGGGTCAACCAAACCTCTGGTTTCCCCGACAAACATGACATCGTCGGCCCCAACCTCGAGTCCTTTCAGACCTTGTACTTGGCAGCTAGGCCCATTACGGGCAATAGCTTTAATCCCTATAAACCTGGCACTAGCATTAATCCCTATAATCCTGGCAACTGCAGTAGTCCAAATACGGGCACTCCTTCCATTAGGCAGCTCTGCACTCCCGCTAGTGGCCGTGGTGGTGGTAGTGCAGGAGGGGCTTTGAGGATTGGGAGTGGAGGAAACGTGGTTTTGTTCTCTGTTTTGCTTTCGGTTCTTGCAGCTTTCATTGCTTTCTAA
- the LOC18771164 gene encoding auxin-induced in root cultures protein 12 → MASSLLLLVSVSWFSSFLALLVSPAQADTCTSQVFINSNLYSSCTDLPVLSSYLHWTYDTSNSSLSIAFISTPPQSDGWVAWGINPTSTKMAGAQILLAYNTDSGIPTVKTFNISSYTSVVPGKLSFDIWDISSEFSNGTFKIFAALKVPQNEKSVNQVWQVGPRVNQTSGFPDKHDIVGPNLESFQTLSLAANPTTGTGINPYTPGTSINNPYNSSNCNRPNPTMPCVPASGMGGGGFGRRGGSGGGNGSGGVGGGSGGGGSGGGGSAGGALRIGSGGNVVLFSVLLLVLAALIAF, encoded by the coding sequence atggcttcctctcttcttcttcttgtgtcAGTTTCATGGTTCTCTTCCTTCCTGGCTCTGCTAGTCTCACCCGCACAAGCAGACACCTGCACCTCACAGGTATTCATTAACAGCAATCTCTACTCCAGCTGCACCGACCTCCCCGTCCTCAGCTCCTACCTCCACTGGACCTACGATACCTCCAACTCCTCTCTGTCCATCGCCTTCATCTCTACACCCCCCCAATCTGACGGCTGGGTAGCGTGGGGCATCAACCCCACCTCCACCAAGATGGCTGGGGCACAGATACTCTTGGCCTACAACACAGATAGTGGGATCCCAACCGTCAAAACCTTCAACATCAGCTCATACACCTCCGTGGTACCGGGAAAACTCTCGTTTGATATCTGGGACATCAGCTCCGAGTTCTCCAACGGAACGTTCAAGATCTTCGCCGCCCTTAAGGTTCCCCAAAACGAGAAGTCTGTGAACCAAGTCTGGCAGGTGGGCCCCCGGGTCAACCAAACCTCTGGTTTCCCCGACAAACATGACATCGTCGGCCCCAACCTGGAGTCCTTTCAGACCTTGTCCTTGGCAGCTAATCCCACAACGGGCACTGGCATTAATCCATATACACCTGGCACTAGCATTAATAATCCCTATAATAGTAGCAACTGCAATCGTCCCAATCCCACTATGCCGTGCGTTCCCGCTAGTGGCATGGGTGGTGGTGGCTTTGGTCGtcgtggtggtagtggtggtggtaatggtagtggtggtgttggtggtggtagtggcgggggtggtagtggtggtggtggtagtgcAGGAGGGGCTTTGAGGATTGGAAGTGGAGGAAACGTGGTTTTGTTCTCTGTCTTGCTTTTGGTTCTTGCAGCTCTCATTGCTTTCTAA
- the LOC18770055 gene encoding cyclic nucleotide-gated ion channel 1 isoform X2: MADSNHCNSTAISIEDRNVEGESGNEGGAAKKGRSKWATIESAILFLPKWETVFAVSCTLAVFLDPVYPYIPVMKEGDNMCYYWDEILMWEFFGLRSALDLFYAMDIVIFWRQRNGNNAKAFRASSEKRETTVKGTILKLLPFLPRAYVALPFPQAIIIAGRYSSFNSSFLLMFFAPIQYILRVYRTYGLLKRCPDIETGIGRWLKAILDFLPFVLAAHLFGALWYNLSLQRELDCWTLACRDKEVGCDISETGYYFYCGTADEMATNLNTTHIIASCPLNPPDPTIFDFGIFLYGIQSNMTRSTDLPPKLFQCFWWGLRNLSSIGSNLPTSIYMVEICFTILVSISGIVLFLIYLNTRVQMSQQRSDQHKLLIRKKQMMDPDINAWLYKIGLYNKNLQMRIMKNVHQKLEENKEVDTENILSLLPIIHQRCIMCLLSWKSLKRVPMLENMNKNVLKEICEHLKIVKYSEDNYIVREGEPLDKMLFITQGTAWSYPTSATGSSAIKCLVEGDFYGEELLNWASKLNSFSEFPYSTRIVKAHTKVEAFAIKANSLNIVVSKFWWHFSKRLDHIEDSQLERWQSLAASSMQAKWRRRMQGRAMGVPGKKNISLKSILCCINVKNTYDLML; this comes from the exons ATGGCGGACTCCAATCATTGTAACTCAACAGCCATAAG TATTGAAGATCGGAATGTAGAGGGGGAATCTGGTAATGAAGGTGGAGCAGCCAAAAAGGGAAGATCAAAATGGGCAACAATAGAGTCAGCAATATTATTCCTTCCAAA GTGGGAGACAGTATTTGCGGTATCATGTACACTTGCTGTCTTCCTTGATCCTGTGTACCCTTACATTCCTGTCATGAAGGAGGGGGATAACATGTGCTACTATTGGGACGAAATCTTGATGTGggaattttttggtttaagaTCAGCCCTAGACCTCTTTTATGCAATGGACATTGTCATCTTCTGGCGTCAGCGGAATGGTAATAATGCTAAGGCATTTCGGGCCTCCTcagaaaaaagggaaacaaCAGTTAAGGGAACCATCCTTAAGCTGTTACCCTTTCTACCTCGTGCGTATGTTGCTCTTCCCTTTCCGCAG GCAATAATCATTGCTGGACGATATTCAAGCTTTAATAGTTCTTTTCTTCTAATGTTCTTCGCTCCTATCCAATATATACTACGGGTTTATCGCACGTACGGACTTCTCAAGCGGTGTCCTGACATAGAAACTGGAATAGGAAGATGGCTTAAAGCAATATTGGATTTTCTTCCCTTCGTGCTTGCTGCTCAT CTATTCGGAGCCTTGTGGTACAATCTTTCTCTTCAACGAGAGCTGGATTGTTGGACGCTTGCCTGTCGAGACAAAGAGGTGGGATGTGATATTTCTGAAACAGGTTATTATTTCTACTGTGGTACCGCCGATGAGATGGCCACGAATCTCAATACCACGCATATAATCGCATCATGCCCTTTAAATCCACCAGATCCAACCATCTTCGATTTTGGTATATTTCTCTACGGTATTCAGTCTAACATGACAAGGTCAACGGATCTTCCACCAAAGTTGTTTCAATGTTTTTGGTGGGGGTTACGAAATCTGAG TTCTATTGGTTCAAACCTCCCGACCAGTATCTATATGGTGGAAATCTGTTTTACGATTTTGGTATCTATAAGTGGCATAGTCCTATTCTTAATATATCTCAATACGAGGGTACAG ATGTCACAACAAAGATCAGATCAGCATAAATTATTGATTCGAAAGAAACAGATGATGGATCCAGATATAAACGCATGGTTGTATAAAATCGGCCTTTATAATAAGAATTTGCAGATGCGCATCATGAAAAACGTACACCAAaaacttgaagaaaacaaagaagttgATACGGAgaatattctctctcttcttcccatTATACACCAAAGATGTATCATGTGCCTTCTCAGCTGGAAATCACTTAAAAGA GTGCCAATGctggaaaatatgaataaaaatgtGTTGAAAGAAATATGTGAGCATCTTAAGATAGTGAAGTACAGTGAAGACAACTATATTGTTCGAGAGGGAGAACCACTTGATAAAATGCTCTTCATCACCCAAGGCACCGCATGGTCATACCCAACCAGCGCAACTGGTTCCTCAGCAATTAAGTGTCTTGTGGAAGGTGATTTCTATGGAGAAGAGCTTCTAAATTGGGCATCAAAATTGAACTCTTTTTCTGAATTTCCCTACTCAACCAGAATTGTCAAGGCTCATACGAAAGTTGAAGCATTTGCCATCAAAGCCAACAGCTTGAACATTGTTGTATCCAAATTTTGGTGGCATTTTAGCAAGAGGCTTGATCACATAGAGGACTCTCAGTTGGAGAGGTGGCAAAGTTTGGCAGCTTCTTCCATGCAAGCAAAATGGCGCCGCCGCATGCAAGGCCGAGCTATGGGCGTAcctgggaaaaaaaatattagccTAAAAAGTATCTTATGTTGTATCAACGTCAAAAACACATATGATCTCATGCTATGA
- the LOC18770055 gene encoding cyclic nucleotide-gated ion channel 1 isoform X1: MADSNHCNSTAISIEDRNVEGESGNEGGAAKKGRSKWATIESAILFLPKWATIESAILFLPKWETVFAVSCTLAVFLDPVYPYIPVMKEGDNMCYYWDEILMWEFFGLRSALDLFYAMDIVIFWRQRNGNNAKAFRASSEKRETTVKGTILKLLPFLPRAYVALPFPQAIIIAGRYSSFNSSFLLMFFAPIQYILRVYRTYGLLKRCPDIETGIGRWLKAILDFLPFVLAAHLFGALWYNLSLQRELDCWTLACRDKEVGCDISETGYYFYCGTADEMATNLNTTHIIASCPLNPPDPTIFDFGIFLYGIQSNMTRSTDLPPKLFQCFWWGLRNLSSIGSNLPTSIYMVEICFTILVSISGIVLFLIYLNTRVQMSQQRSDQHKLLIRKKQMMDPDINAWLYKIGLYNKNLQMRIMKNVHQKLEENKEVDTENILSLLPIIHQRCIMCLLSWKSLKRVPMLENMNKNVLKEICEHLKIVKYSEDNYIVREGEPLDKMLFITQGTAWSYPTSATGSSAIKCLVEGDFYGEELLNWASKLNSFSEFPYSTRIVKAHTKVEAFAIKANSLNIVVSKFWWHFSKRLDHIEDSQLERWQSLAASSMQAKWRRRMQGRAMGVPGKKNISLKSILCCINVKNTYDLML, from the exons ATGGCGGACTCCAATCATTGTAACTCAACAGCCATAAG TATTGAAGATCGGAATGTAGAGGGGGAATCTGGTAATGAAGGTGGAGCAGCCAAAAAGGGAAGATCAAAATGGGCAACAATAGAGTCAGCAATATTATTCCTTCCAAAGTGGGCAACAATAGAGTCAGCAATATTATTCCTTCCAAAGTGGGAGACAGTATTTGCGGTATCATGTACACTTGCTGTCTTCCTTGATCCTGTGTACCCTTACATTCCTGTCATGAAGGAGGGGGATAACATGTGCTACTATTGGGACGAAATCTTGATGTGggaattttttggtttaagaTCAGCCCTAGACCTCTTTTATGCAATGGACATTGTCATCTTCTGGCGTCAGCGGAATGGTAATAATGCTAAGGCATTTCGGGCCTCCTcagaaaaaagggaaacaaCAGTTAAGGGAACCATCCTTAAGCTGTTACCCTTTCTACCTCGTGCGTATGTTGCTCTTCCCTTTCCGCAG GCAATAATCATTGCTGGACGATATTCAAGCTTTAATAGTTCTTTTCTTCTAATGTTCTTCGCTCCTATCCAATATATACTACGGGTTTATCGCACGTACGGACTTCTCAAGCGGTGTCCTGACATAGAAACTGGAATAGGAAGATGGCTTAAAGCAATATTGGATTTTCTTCCCTTCGTGCTTGCTGCTCAT CTATTCGGAGCCTTGTGGTACAATCTTTCTCTTCAACGAGAGCTGGATTGTTGGACGCTTGCCTGTCGAGACAAAGAGGTGGGATGTGATATTTCTGAAACAGGTTATTATTTCTACTGTGGTACCGCCGATGAGATGGCCACGAATCTCAATACCACGCATATAATCGCATCATGCCCTTTAAATCCACCAGATCCAACCATCTTCGATTTTGGTATATTTCTCTACGGTATTCAGTCTAACATGACAAGGTCAACGGATCTTCCACCAAAGTTGTTTCAATGTTTTTGGTGGGGGTTACGAAATCTGAG TTCTATTGGTTCAAACCTCCCGACCAGTATCTATATGGTGGAAATCTGTTTTACGATTTTGGTATCTATAAGTGGCATAGTCCTATTCTTAATATATCTCAATACGAGGGTACAG ATGTCACAACAAAGATCAGATCAGCATAAATTATTGATTCGAAAGAAACAGATGATGGATCCAGATATAAACGCATGGTTGTATAAAATCGGCCTTTATAATAAGAATTTGCAGATGCGCATCATGAAAAACGTACACCAAaaacttgaagaaaacaaagaagttgATACGGAgaatattctctctcttcttcccatTATACACCAAAGATGTATCATGTGCCTTCTCAGCTGGAAATCACTTAAAAGA GTGCCAATGctggaaaatatgaataaaaatgtGTTGAAAGAAATATGTGAGCATCTTAAGATAGTGAAGTACAGTGAAGACAACTATATTGTTCGAGAGGGAGAACCACTTGATAAAATGCTCTTCATCACCCAAGGCACCGCATGGTCATACCCAACCAGCGCAACTGGTTCCTCAGCAATTAAGTGTCTTGTGGAAGGTGATTTCTATGGAGAAGAGCTTCTAAATTGGGCATCAAAATTGAACTCTTTTTCTGAATTTCCCTACTCAACCAGAATTGTCAAGGCTCATACGAAAGTTGAAGCATTTGCCATCAAAGCCAACAGCTTGAACATTGTTGTATCCAAATTTTGGTGGCATTTTAGCAAGAGGCTTGATCACATAGAGGACTCTCAGTTGGAGAGGTGGCAAAGTTTGGCAGCTTCTTCCATGCAAGCAAAATGGCGCCGCCGCATGCAAGGCCGAGCTATGGGCGTAcctgggaaaaaaaatattagccTAAAAAGTATCTTATGTTGTATCAACGTCAAAAACACATATGATCTCATGCTATGA
- the LOC109950172 gene encoding cyclic nucleotide-gated ion channel 1-like isoform X2, protein MSKPVKDVSIELSELEQIAKWPELELEQSTSTCAKSTEPAVDRSISVTKKWIELKEALVLRGRHHRSKWDMTFAISSAFAVFIDPLICYAPVLIDDNTCYYWDHRLMWTFFALRSAADLFYATDIFVFLSRSRAKPFRTSWTRIIGGPHTKICKMLNGKKTLRFLRILPRICAALPILQAIILSGKYTSVDNNEFFYLIPIQYTLRAIRLYRRLNRSSSIETTVRRLRKAVLDFLPFILAAHLFGALWYILAVDRKIGCWQEHVCKFDGICGREALDYFFYCSSSTPANNMKFNSSLLQKSCAVQLSENVSTLPFDFGIYLYALQSDMTRSRGLPVKMLQCLWWGLRNLSSFGSNLQTSFFMDEIIFSILISISGLALFLVYLNARVQGSQKILDQLNLREKMQSIYPQIITQMRIMCRLRLDSLKEVPMLKSTDEKMLQAICEHLKPVTYGEDIYIIREGEPLRKMLFITQGTALTYTTIKGGTNVCKCLEKSDFYGEELLNWAFKFGSFSELPISPTTVVSQTKVEAFSIRANHLKSVVAQFWWRFQKELPRSQLEHFSASCLQKYWRHHIKLTKNTGSKEKRE, encoded by the exons ATGAGCAAACCGGTTAAAGATGTATCAATTGAGTTGAG CGAACTAGAACAGATTGCAAAATGGCCAGAACTAGAATTAGAACAGAGTACAAGTACTTGTGCAAAATCGACAGAACCAGCAGTAGATCGCAGTATAAGTGTTACTAAGAAATGGATAGAATTGAAGGAAGCTCTTGTTTTACGCGGTCGTCATCACCGTTCAAAATGGGATATGACCTTCGCAATATCATCTGCATTTGCTGTGTTCATTGATCCCTTGATCTGTTACGCTCCCGTCCTCATCGATGATAACACGTGCTACTATTGGGACCACAGGTTGATGTGGACATTTTTCGCCTTACGATCAGCCGCAGATCTATTTTATGCAACggacatttttgttttcctaagTCGAAGTCGCGCTAAGCCATTTCGGACCTCCTGGACAAGAATTATTGGCGGTCCTCATacaaaaatttgtaaaatgtTGAATGGCAAGAAAACACTTAGGTTTTTACGCATTCTGCCTCGCATTTGTGCTGCTCTTCCCATTCTACAG GCAATAATACTCAGTGGAAAATATACATCCGTTGATAACAATGAGTTTTTTTATCTAATTCCAATCCAATATACCCTACGAGCTATTAGGCTCTACCGACGGCTCAATCGGAGTTCTAGTATAGAGACTACAGTAAGAAGATTACGTAAAGCTGTTTTGGACTTCCTTCCCTTCATCCTTGCTGCTCAT CTATTCGGAGCCTTGTGGTACATTCTTGCTGTGGATCGAAAGATAGGTTGTTGGCAGGAGCACGTCTGTAAATTTGATGGTATATGTGGTCGAGAAGCACTTGATTATTTCTTCTATTGCAGTAGTTCCACTCCTGCAAACAATATGAAGTTCAATAGCTCCCTTTTACAAAAGTCATGCGCTGTACAACTTTCAGAAAATGTATCAACTTTACCTTTCGATTTTGGTATATATCTATACGCTCTCCAATCTGACATGACAAGGTCAAGAGGTCTTCCAGTGAAGATGTTGCAATGTCTTTGGTGGGGCCTGCGAAATCTGAG tTCTTTTGGTTCAAACCTCCAGACCAGTTTCTTTATGGACGAAATCATCTTTTCAATTCTGATATCTATAAGTGGCTTGGCACTGTTTTTAGTATATCTCAATGCAAGGGTGCAg GGGTCGCAAAAAATATTAGATCAGCTCAACTTAAGAGAGAAGATGCAAAGTATATATCCACAGATAATAACTCAAATGCGTATTATGTGCCGTCTCCGCTTGGATTCACTAAAGGAA GTGCCGATGCTTAAAAGTACAGATGAGAAAATGTTACAAGCAATCTGCGAGCATCTTAAGCCGGTAACTTATGGGGAGGATATTTATATCATTCGAGAAGGGGAACCACTTCGAAAGATGCTTTTCATCACTCAAGGCACTGCTTTGACCTACACAACCATTAAGGGTGGAACAAATGTTTGCAAGTGCCTTGAGAAAAGTGACTTTTATGGAGAAGAACTTCTAAATTGGGCGTTCAAATTCGGCTCATTTTCTGAGTTACCTATCTCCCCTACGACTGTTGTATCCCAAACAAAAGTTGAAGCGTTTTCTATTAGGGCCAACCACTTGAAGTCTGTTGTCGCTCAATTTTGGTGGCGTTTTCAAAAGGAACTTCCTCGTTCTCAGTTGGAGCATTTCTCAGCTTCTTGCTTGCAGAAATACTGGCGTCATCACATTAaattaactaaaaatacaGGATctaaagaaaagagagagtaa
- the LOC109950172 gene encoding cyclic nucleotide-gated ion channel 1-like isoform X1, whose translation MSKPVKDVSIELSELEQIAKWPELELEQSTSTCAKSTEPAVDRSISVTKKWIELKEALVLRGRHHRSKWDMTFAISSAFAVFIDPLICYAPVLIDDNTCYYWDHRLMWTFFALRSAADLFYATDIFVFLSRSRAKPFRTSWTRIIGGPHTKICKMLNGKKTLRFLRILPRICAALPILQAIILSGKYTSVDNNEFFYLIPIQYTLRAIRLYRRLNRSSSIETTVRRLRKAVLDFLPFILAAHLFGALWYILAVDRKIGCWQEHVCKFDGICGREALDYFFYCSSSTPANNMKFNSSLLQKSCAVQLSENVSTLPFDFGIYLYALQSDMTRSRGLPVKMLQCLWWGLRNLRFVHWNFVLFLVFPSHFELYCFSSFYFCSSFGSNLQTSFFMDEIIFSILISISGLALFLVYLNARVQGSQKILDQLNLREKMQSIYPQIITQMRIMCRLRLDSLKEVPMLKSTDEKMLQAICEHLKPVTYGEDIYIIREGEPLRKMLFITQGTALTYTTIKGGTNVCKCLEKSDFYGEELLNWAFKFGSFSELPISPTTVVSQTKVEAFSIRANHLKSVVAQFWWRFQKELPRSQLEHFSASCLQKYWRHHIKLTKNTGSKEKRE comes from the exons ATGAGCAAACCGGTTAAAGATGTATCAATTGAGTTGAG CGAACTAGAACAGATTGCAAAATGGCCAGAACTAGAATTAGAACAGAGTACAAGTACTTGTGCAAAATCGACAGAACCAGCAGTAGATCGCAGTATAAGTGTTACTAAGAAATGGATAGAATTGAAGGAAGCTCTTGTTTTACGCGGTCGTCATCACCGTTCAAAATGGGATATGACCTTCGCAATATCATCTGCATTTGCTGTGTTCATTGATCCCTTGATCTGTTACGCTCCCGTCCTCATCGATGATAACACGTGCTACTATTGGGACCACAGGTTGATGTGGACATTTTTCGCCTTACGATCAGCCGCAGATCTATTTTATGCAACggacatttttgttttcctaagTCGAAGTCGCGCTAAGCCATTTCGGACCTCCTGGACAAGAATTATTGGCGGTCCTCATacaaaaatttgtaaaatgtTGAATGGCAAGAAAACACTTAGGTTTTTACGCATTCTGCCTCGCATTTGTGCTGCTCTTCCCATTCTACAG GCAATAATACTCAGTGGAAAATATACATCCGTTGATAACAATGAGTTTTTTTATCTAATTCCAATCCAATATACCCTACGAGCTATTAGGCTCTACCGACGGCTCAATCGGAGTTCTAGTATAGAGACTACAGTAAGAAGATTACGTAAAGCTGTTTTGGACTTCCTTCCCTTCATCCTTGCTGCTCAT CTATTCGGAGCCTTGTGGTACATTCTTGCTGTGGATCGAAAGATAGGTTGTTGGCAGGAGCACGTCTGTAAATTTGATGGTATATGTGGTCGAGAAGCACTTGATTATTTCTTCTATTGCAGTAGTTCCACTCCTGCAAACAATATGAAGTTCAATAGCTCCCTTTTACAAAAGTCATGCGCTGTACAACTTTCAGAAAATGTATCAACTTTACCTTTCGATTTTGGTATATATCTATACGCTCTCCAATCTGACATGACAAGGTCAAGAGGTCTTCCAGTGAAGATGTTGCAATGTCTTTGGTGGGGCCTGCGAAATCTGAGGTTTGTTCAttggaattttgttttgtttttggtttttccttCCCACTTTGAGCTATATTGCTtttcatcattttatttttgcagtTCTTTTGGTTCAAACCTCCAGACCAGTTTCTTTATGGACGAAATCATCTTTTCAATTCTGATATCTATAAGTGGCTTGGCACTGTTTTTAGTATATCTCAATGCAAGGGTGCAg GGGTCGCAAAAAATATTAGATCAGCTCAACTTAAGAGAGAAGATGCAAAGTATATATCCACAGATAATAACTCAAATGCGTATTATGTGCCGTCTCCGCTTGGATTCACTAAAGGAA GTGCCGATGCTTAAAAGTACAGATGAGAAAATGTTACAAGCAATCTGCGAGCATCTTAAGCCGGTAACTTATGGGGAGGATATTTATATCATTCGAGAAGGGGAACCACTTCGAAAGATGCTTTTCATCACTCAAGGCACTGCTTTGACCTACACAACCATTAAGGGTGGAACAAATGTTTGCAAGTGCCTTGAGAAAAGTGACTTTTATGGAGAAGAACTTCTAAATTGGGCGTTCAAATTCGGCTCATTTTCTGAGTTACCTATCTCCCCTACGACTGTTGTATCCCAAACAAAAGTTGAAGCGTTTTCTATTAGGGCCAACCACTTGAAGTCTGTTGTCGCTCAATTTTGGTGGCGTTTTCAAAAGGAACTTCCTCGTTCTCAGTTGGAGCATTTCTCAGCTTCTTGCTTGCAGAAATACTGGCGTCATCACATTAaattaactaaaaatacaGGATctaaagaaaagagagagtaa